The Malus domestica chromosome 13, GDT2T_hap1 genome includes a window with the following:
- the LOC103414503 gene encoding uncharacterized protein At4g14100-like — translation MASLPKPITAVPILILLAASLCRALPSSEDPVPAPWPHQFHSILVMNYTGTLQLIDLWYDWPNGRNFNIIRHQLGSVAYDLEWNNGTSFFYTLDSARECRTVQVEVGILRPDWLDGAKYLGRRHVDGGFLCNVWEKADFITYYEDVDTKRPVHWIFYTGREAHVMTFEVGAALEDAKWQAPVYCFDKKKTDTLVPEAEAEAEAEFSITGASIDWRSMRNSNLLGFNLS, via the exons ATGGCTTCACTGCCCAAACCCATCACCGCCGTCCCCATCCTCATCCTCCTCGCCGCCTCTCTCTGCCGCGCACTGCCGTCATCAGAGGACCCAGTTCCCGCCCCATGGCCCCACCAATTCCACTCCATCCTGGTAATGAACTACACCGGAACCCTCCAGCTCATCGACCTCTGGTACGACTGGCCCAACGGCCGGAACTTCAACATTATACGGCACCAGCTGGGCTCGGTCGCCTACGACCTGGAGTGGAACAACGGCACCTCCTTCTTCTACACATTGGACTCCGCCCGAGAGTGCAGAACCGTCCAAGTCGAAGTGGGTATTCTCCGACCCGATTGGCTCGACGGAGCCAAGTATCTGGGTCGGCGACACGTGGACGGTGGTTTCTTGTGCAATGTTTGGGAGAAGGCCGACTTCATTACGTATTATGAGGACGTCGATACGAAGCGGCCTGTCCATTGGATTTTCTACACAG GGAGGGAGGCACATGTGATGACGTTTGAGGTTGGGGCAGCGCTTGAGGATGCAAAATGGCAAGCCCCTGTGTACTGCTTTGATAAGAAGAAAACTGATACTCTAGTcccagaagcagaagcagaagcagaagctgAGTTTTCCATCACTGGTGCTTCTATAGATTGGAGATCTATGAGAAATTCAAATCTTTTAGGATTCAATTTGTCGTGA